One part of the Oceanihabitans sp. IOP_32 genome encodes these proteins:
- a CDS encoding PA14 domain-containing protein, translated as MKKNTIPQLRICNLITAWINGIKNYDSSLFHKTQFGVMAGILVLSLFTSFGAVAQQDVTTIYGDQGGFYQSSELLRVTANDSNNLIGFTVGANTYSTGVNDNILTSNGVSFTPAEFQAFPMPDVVNYSAQELVGIAYNWGGTNQTNAPTDYIRTFSPINPAYFIQDGINGLELSTNFFNINAQDFTYNSVIINLPTSISNAPAIIATQTGAPSGSDTFKFTDALGNTVGNAVTVGFSSVPVVGGVDWTIYNIDTATGSVNNLFGANTYRDLRVLTFSLLDFGITSGNALLIENFVHRTSGNTDIAFTAFNKNSIAVNPVDLSVTASIVPNTTLCSGVVNFEATVTNSGSNISNGFEVDLPLPIGYTYSSDNASFSVGSSGVATFNSTTSTWSISLLEPGENVTLTLEATASAPIQPVTLNANIVNIAEVDINTSNNSFSIARSDTDCDGVFNRDDLDDDNDGILDTEENKVRVPGAFGSLSYEFYNTAPSGNTVDNIPNSGAFASGTINDFDVTALCTALSGNINNFSIRYTGYINITTADTYRFYTRSDDGSKLFINGVEVVDNDGNHGARTRFGDITLNSGVYPISVLYYERGGAENLSVSYSSSSISETEVPFSILAPVAFTMDENKGTDGDGIPDRLDLDSDNDGCYDVVESGGVDANNDGVLDGTGVDADGLVTGGAGGYNGLTGNETRAVRATITSGLVDQTINVGSAALFNVSARADLTTVFTGSITNRTPDYLNLGNASAKLNYQWYYADAGGAITIPGTTVQGTIITGANSPYYSITSVNLALDGRTYYVVVTHEENVCVLFVESATLTVEDPCSEGAIVGTPTANDPDGDGVNNICDLDDDNDGILDVYEVESVVLGATGSLNYEFYNSPPAGNTVDNIPNSGAFATGAVGDFDVTVLSRALTGSTNNFSVRYTGFINITSADTYRFYTRSDDGSKLFIDGIEVVDNDGNHSARERFGDIYLTSGVYPITILFYERSGNQTLTVSYSSSTINKTNVPFSTLSTHTTFIERDTDRDGTPDRLDLDSDNDGCFDVVESGGIDANNDGRLDGTGFDSNGLVTGGVGGYDGVNGTEIISDVISNLSIAPNPAEFCEGANATITVTSTGLRVTDFGTTGTTTDDTTIAIPTGDYAYTWYLGASTTPLTDVAPYSGTSTATLNISNIPIGFDGNDYRVEVYSTNNGCSQEETISITVTALPNAGVSNGAIAICSTESISETDLFSNLTGADSGGAWTDSSGTAVSFPITAADTYRYTVTGSGACATETATSTVEVTVTPAPNAGVFSTPTLTLTEGDIITETTNGDIGGTYTSSDPSVLTVDSTTGFITAINDGTATVTYTVSATPPCSTDATATIDVTVVVPVIVANADSSGPINGATGGDAGINVLGNDTLNGVAVNPADVTITSTATTELAVNTDGTVTVTAGTPAGTYTIDYTICENNNPTNCSTASVTITVEAPAIVANADSSGPINGATGGDAGINVLGNDTLNGVPVNPADVTITSTATTELAVNTDGTVTVTAGTPAGTYTIDYTICENNNPTNCSTASVTITVEAPAIVANADSSGPINGATGGDAGINVLGNDTLNGVPVNPADVTITSTATPELSVNLDGTVTVTPGTPAGTYTIDYTICENNNPTNCSTASVTITVEAPAIVANADSSGPINGATGGDAGINVLGNDTLNGVPVNPADVTITSTATTELAVNTDGTVTVTAGTPAGTYTIDYTICENNNPTNCSTASVTITVEAPAIVANADTAGPINGFDGGDAGINVLDNDTLNGVPVNPADVTITSTATTELTVNTDGTVTVTAGTPAGTYTIDYTICENNNPTNCDVAAVTITVEAPAIVANADTAGPINGFDGGDAGINVLINDTLNGVAVNPADVTITSTATPELSVNLDGTVTVTPGTPAGVYTIDYTICENNNPTNCDVATVTITVEAPAIVANPDSSGPINGATGGDAGINVLGNDTLNGVPVNPADVTITSTATPELTVNTDGTVTVTAGTPAGTYTIDYTICENNNPTNCDVATVTITVEAPVIVANADSSAPINGATGGDAGINVLGNDTLNGVPVNPADVTITSTATPELSVNLDGTVTVTPGTPAGTYTIDYTICENNNPTNCSTASVTITVEAPAIVANADTAGPINGFDGGDAGINVLINDTLNGVAVNPADVTITSTATPELSVNLDGTVTVTPGTPAGVYTIDYTICENNNPTNCDVATVTITVEAPAIVANPDSSGPINGATGGDAGINVLGNDTLNGVAVNPADVTITSTATTELAVNTDGTVTVTAGTPAGTYTIDYTICENNNPTNCSTASVTITVEAPVIIAVDDSAGPINGFDGGDAGINVLDNDTLNGLPVVPSDVTITSTATPELTVNSDGTVTVTPGTPGGIYSVTYMLCENNNPTNCDTATVTVDVAACPSPVDTDGDGLSDCEETTGIDDPRTTAIPDGISDPLDPCDPGVVLGDLNNPIWSNADCDGDGVTNADEVDPDGDGIANTDGTETNPLDACSFNASNITLPVTTNVVCQAAIEVTKTADFSETNIGDLINYTIEVENIGNVILSGLELNDIFTDAQDNALSLSNLPTFVSSSLNSEEGTLLPGEIAIYTARFTINQQAITAGGVSNTVNISAVGTNNGEVVRASSGVETELGCLVTFNLFSPNGDGNNDTFIINCIENYPNNTLEVYNRWGNLVYRKTGYNNDWDGTSNGRSVIRASEKLPVGTYYYVLDLGDGNKPKVGWLYINR; from the coding sequence ATGAAAAAAAATACGATACCTCAATTAAGAATCTGTAATCTAATTACCGCATGGATAAATGGTATAAAAAATTACGACAGTTCATTATTCCACAAAACTCAATTTGGAGTAATGGCTGGCATACTTGTTTTAAGCTTGTTCACATCTTTTGGTGCGGTAGCTCAGCAAGATGTAACGACCATTTATGGTGATCAGGGAGGTTTTTATCAATCTTCTGAATTGTTGAGAGTAACAGCCAATGATTCTAATAATCTTATTGGTTTTACTGTTGGCGCTAACACTTACTCTACGGGTGTAAACGATAATATTTTAACTTCAAATGGAGTGTCTTTTACGCCTGCCGAGTTTCAAGCTTTTCCAATGCCAGATGTTGTTAATTACTCTGCTCAAGAGTTGGTTGGTATTGCTTACAATTGGGGCGGTACCAATCAAACTAATGCGCCAACTGATTATATAAGAACTTTTAGTCCTATTAACCCAGCCTATTTTATTCAAGATGGAATAAATGGTCTGGAGTTAAGTACCAATTTTTTTAATATTAATGCACAAGATTTTACCTATAATAGCGTAATTATAAATTTACCCACAAGTATTAGCAATGCGCCAGCTATAATTGCGACGCAAACGGGTGCACCAAGCGGGAGTGATACATTTAAATTTACAGATGCTTTGGGTAACACTGTTGGGAATGCTGTAACGGTAGGTTTTTCTTCAGTACCAGTAGTAGGTGGCGTGGATTGGACGATTTACAATATTGACACAGCAACAGGGAGTGTAAACAACCTTTTTGGTGCAAATACTTATCGAGATTTGAGGGTTTTAACTTTTAGCTTATTAGATTTTGGTATAACTTCTGGCAACGCTTTGTTAATTGAAAATTTTGTGCACAGAACCTCTGGAAATACAGATATTGCCTTTACGGCATTTAACAAAAATAGCATTGCTGTAAATCCTGTAGACCTCAGTGTTACGGCATCTATAGTGCCTAATACTACCTTATGCTCTGGTGTTGTAAATTTCGAGGCTACGGTAACTAACTCAGGTTCTAATATCTCTAATGGTTTCGAAGTGGATCTCCCGTTACCTATAGGTTATACTTACTCAAGCGATAATGCTTCTTTTTCTGTAGGGTCCTCTGGTGTGGCAACATTTAACTCGACAACAAGTACTTGGTCTATAAGCTTATTAGAGCCGGGAGAAAACGTTACGCTAACCTTAGAGGCAACTGCTTCTGCCCCCATTCAGCCCGTTACACTAAACGCTAATATTGTAAATATTGCCGAAGTAGATATAAATACGAGTAATAATTCGTTTTCAATCGCGCGAAGCGATACAGATTGTGATGGTGTTTTTAATAGAGATGATTTAGACGACGATAACGACGGTATTTTAGATACAGAAGAAAATAAGGTAAGAGTTCCTGGCGCATTTGGAAGTCTTAGTTACGAGTTCTATAATACGGCACCATCTGGTAACACTGTGGATAATATACCTAATTCAGGGGCTTTTGCTTCAGGAACAATAAACGATTTTGATGTAACAGCTTTATGTACCGCTTTATCAGGAAACATTAATAATTTTTCAATACGCTATACGGGGTATATAAATATTACCACCGCCGACACGTACAGATTTTATACACGGTCGGACGATGGGTCGAAGCTTTTCATCAATGGAGTAGAAGTTGTCGACAACGATGGTAATCACGGTGCTCGAACCAGATTTGGGGATATTACACTAAATTCTGGAGTATATCCTATTAGTGTTTTGTATTACGAGCGTGGTGGAGCAGAAAACTTAAGTGTAAGTTATAGTAGCAGTAGTATAAGTGAAACTGAAGTACCTTTCTCTATATTGGCTCCTGTAGCGTTTACAATGGATGAAAATAAAGGTACCGACGGTGACGGTATTCCAGACCGCTTGGATTTAGATTCTGATAACGATGGTTGTTACGATGTTGTAGAATCTGGAGGAGTTGATGCTAATAACGATGGTGTGTTAGACGGTACTGGAGTTGATGCCGATGGTTTGGTTACGGGAGGCGCAGGCGGTTATAACGGACTTACAGGTAATGAAACAAGAGCAGTAAGAGCTACAATTACCTCAGGACTTGTTGACCAAACAATTAATGTGGGATCCGCAGCGTTATTTAATGTTTCTGCTCGAGCCGATTTAACCACTGTTTTTACAGGTTCCATTACGAACAGGACACCTGATTACTTAAATCTTGGAAACGCTAGTGCTAAACTTAATTATCAGTGGTATTACGCCGATGCAGGAGGAGCCATAACCATACCAGGTACGACTGTGCAAGGTACCATTATAACTGGAGCTAATAGCCCATATTATAGTATTACTTCTGTAAATTTAGCTTTAGATGGCAGGACGTATTATGTTGTGGTAACTCATGAGGAGAATGTTTGTGTTCTTTTTGTAGAATCGGCAACCCTAACGGTTGAAGATCCTTGTAGTGAAGGCGCTATAGTTGGAACACCCACAGCAAACGATCCAGATGGAGATGGCGTTAATAATATATGCGATTTAGATGATGATAACGACGGTATTTTAGATGTTTATGAGGTAGAATCTGTTGTGCTTGGTGCCACAGGGAGTTTAAACTACGAGTTTTATAATTCGCCACCAGCAGGCAATACTGTAGATAATATCCCAAACTCAGGTGCTTTTGCCACAGGCGCAGTAGGTGATTTTGATGTAACTGTTTTAAGTAGAGCATTAACAGGTAGCACTAATAATTTTTCTGTTCGTTATACAGGGTTTATAAATATTACTTCTGCTGATACTTATAGATTTTATACACGGTCGGATGATGGTTCGAAACTTTTTATCGATGGTATAGAAGTTGTTGATAACGATGGTAACCACAGTGCTCGAGAAAGATTTGGTGATATTTATCTTACTTCTGGTGTTTATCCAATTACCATTTTGTTTTATGAGCGTAGTGGGAATCAAACCTTAACTGTAAGCTATAGTAGTAGCACAATAAACAAAACCAACGTACCATTTAGTACCCTATCTACACATACTACTTTTATAGAAAGAGATACAGACCGAGATGGTACTCCAGATCGATTGGATTTAGACTCAGATAACGATGGTTGTTTTGATGTTGTAGAATCTGGTGGAATTGATGCCAATAACGATGGTAGGTTAGACGGTACAGGTTTCGATAGTAACGGTTTAGTTACTGGAGGTGTTGGAGGTTATGATGGTGTTAATGGTACAGAAATTATTAGTGATGTTATTAGTAATTTAAGTATAGCGCCAAACCCTGCTGAATTTTGTGAAGGAGCTAACGCTACTATTACAGTCACGTCTACTGGACTTCGAGTAACTGATTTTGGTACAACTGGAACAACTACTGATGATACAACTATTGCTATTCCAACAGGCGATTATGCATACACTTGGTATTTAGGAGCGAGTACAACACCTTTAACCGATGTGGCGCCCTATTCAGGTACGAGTACAGCAACTTTAAATATTAGTAATATTCCAATTGGTTTTGATGGTAACGATTATAGAGTTGAGGTGTATTCCACCAATAATGGGTGTTCGCAGGAAGAAACAATCAGCATCACGGTTACAGCATTACCTAATGCGGGAGTTAGTAATGGCGCCATAGCCATCTGTTCCACAGAAAGTATTAGTGAAACCGATTTATTTTCAAATTTAACAGGCGCGGATTCTGGTGGTGCATGGACAGATTCGAGCGGTACAGCGGTAAGCTTTCCGATCACAGCAGCCGATACCTATAGATATACCGTAACAGGATCTGGAGCTTGTGCTACAGAGACGGCTACATCAACGGTAGAAGTAACGGTAACCCCAGCACCCAATGCGGGCGTATTTAGCACTCCTACCTTAACCTTAACAGAGGGAGACATTATAACTGAAACAACAAATGGAGATATTGGAGGAACTTATACATCTTCCGATCCAAGTGTTTTAACGGTTGATTCCACTACTGGTTTTATTACAGCTATTAATGACGGTACGGCAACCGTTACTTATACGGTATCAGCAACACCACCATGTAGTACAGATGCGACAGCTACTATTGATGTAACCGTTGTTGTTCCAGTAATAGTTGCTAATGCTGACAGTTCAGGGCCAATCAACGGGGCAACGGGCGGAGATGCCGGTATTAATGTATTAGGTAACGATACTTTAAACGGTGTAGCAGTAAATCCAGCGGACGTGACAATCACATCGACAGCAACTACTGAATTAGCGGTAAATACAGACGGTACAGTTACGGTAACGGCAGGGACACCAGCAGGCACTTATACCATTGATTACACGATTTGTGAGAACAACAACCCAACGAATTGTAGTACAGCAAGCGTAACCATCACGGTAGAAGCTCCAGCAATAGTTGCTAATGCTGACAGTTCAGGCCCAATCAACGGGGCAACGGGCGGAGATGCCGGTATTAATGTATTAGGTAACGATACTTTAAACGGTGTGCCAGTAAATCCAGCGGACGTGACAATCACATCGACAGCAACTACTGAATTAGCGGTAAATACAGACGGTACAGTTACGGTAACGGCAGGGACACCAGCAGGCACTTATACCATTGATTACACGATTTGTGAGAACAATAACCCAACGAATTGTAGTACAGCAAGCGTAACCATCACGGTAGAAGCTCCAGCAATAGTTGCTAATGCTGACAGTTCAGGGCCAATCAACGGGGCAACGGGCGGAGATGCCGGTATTAATGTATTAGGTAACGATACTTTAAACGGTGTGCCAGTAAATCCAGCGGATGTCACGATCACATCAACTGCAACACCAGAATTAAGTGTAAATCTAGATGGTACGGTTACGGTAACCCCAGGGACACCAGCAGGCACTTATACCATTGATTACACGATTTGCGAGAACAACAACCCAACGAATTGTAGTACAGCAAGCGTAACCATCACGGTAGAAGCTCCAGCAATAGTTGCTAATGCTGACAGTTCAGGCCCAATCAACGGGGCAACGGGCGGAGATGCCGGTATTAATGTATTAGGTAACGATACTTTAAACGGTGTGCCAGTAAATCCAGCGGATGTAACAATCACATCGACAGCAACTACTGAATTAGCGGTAAATACAGACGGTACAGTTACGGTAACGGCAGGGACACCAGCAGGCACTTATACCATTGATTACACGATTTGTGAGAACAACAACCCAACGAATTGTAGTACAGCAAGCGTAACCATCACGGTAGAAGCTCCAGCAATAGTTGCTAATGCTGACACTGCAGGCCCAATCAACGGCTTCGATGGTGGAGATGCAGGCATCAATGTTTTAGATAATGATACCTTAAACGGTGTGCCAGTAAATCCAGCGGATGTAACAATCACATCGACAGCTACTACTGAATTGACGGTAAATACAGACGGTACAGTTACGGTAACGGCAGGGACACCAGCAGGCACTTATACCATTGATTACACGATTTGTGAGAACAATAACCCAACCAACTGTGATGTGGCTGCAGTTACAATCACGGTAGAAGCTCCAGCAATAGTTGCTAATGCTGACACTGCAGGCCCAATCAACGGCTTCGATGGTGGAGATGCAGGAATCAATGTGTTAATTAACGATACTTTAAACGGTGTAGCAGTAAATCCAGCGGATGTCACGATCACATCAACTGCAACACCAGAATTAAGTGTAAATCTAGATGGTACGGTTACGGTAACCCCAGGGACACCAGCAGGCGTATATACTATTGATTACACAATTTGCGAGAACAATAACCCAACCAACTGTGATGTGGCTACAGTTACAATCACGGTAGAGGCTCCAGCAATAGTTGCTAATCCTGACAGTTCAGGGCCAATCAACGGGGCAACGGGCGGAGATGCCGGTATTAATGTATTAGGTAACGATACTTTAAACGGTGTGCCAGTAAATCCAGCGGATGTGACAATCACATCAACAGCCACGCCAGAATTAACCGTGAATACAGACGGTACGGTTACGGTAACGGCAGGGACACCAGCAGGCACTTATACTATTGATTACACAATTTGCGAGAACAATAACCCAACCAACTGTGATGTGGCTACAGTTACAATCACGGTAGAAGCTCCAGTAATAGTTGCTAATGCTGACAGTTCAGCACCAATCAACGGGGCAACGGGCGGAGATGCCGGTATTAATGTATTAGGTAACGATACTTTAAACGGTGTGCCAGTAAATCCAGCGGATGTCACGATCACATCAACTGCAACACCAGAATTAAGTGTAAATCTAGATGGTACGGTTACGGTAACCCCAGGGACACCAGCAGGCACTTATACCATTGATTACACGATTTGCGAGAACAACAACCCAACGAATTGTAGTACAGCAAGCGTAACCATCACGGTAGAAGCTCCAGCAATAGTTGCTAATGCTGACACTGCAGGCCCAATCAACGGCTTCGATGGTGGAGATGCAGGAATCAATGTGTTAATTAACGATACTTTAAACGGTGTAGCAGTAAATCCAGCGGATGTCACGATCACATCAACTGCAACACCAGAATTAAGTGTAAATCTAGATGGTACGGTTACGGTAACCCCAGGGACACCAGCAGGCGTATATACTATTGATTACACAATTTGCGAGAACAATAACCCAACCAACTGTGATGTGGCTACAGTTACAATCACGGTAGAGGCTCCAGCAATAGTTGCTAATCCTGACAGTTCAGGGCCAATCAACGGGGCAACGGGCGGAGATGCCGGTATTAATGTATTAGGTAACGATACTTTAAACGGTGTAGCAGTAAATCCAGCGGACGTGACAATCACATCGACAGCAACTACTGAATTAGCGGTAAATACAGACGGTACAGTTACGGTAACGGCAGGGACACCAGCAGGCACTTATACCATTGATTACACGATTTGTGAGAACAACAACCCAACGAATTGTAGTACAGCAAGCGTAACCATCACGGTAGAAGCCCCAGTAATAATTGCTGTAGATGACAGTGCAGGCCCAATCAACGGCTTCGATGGTGGAGATGCAGGCATCAATGTCTTAGATAATGATACCTTAAACGGTTTACCAGTAGTGCCATCGGATGTGACGATAACATCGACTGCGACGCCAGAATTAACCGTGAATTCAGATGGTACAGTTACAGTGACACCTGGAACTCCTGGCGGGATATATAGTGTTACTTATATGCTTTGCGAGAATAATAATCCGACTAACTGCGATACAGCTACCGTAACGGTTGATGTAGCAGCTTGTCCATCTCCAGTAGATACCGATGGCGATGGTCTTAGCGATTGTGAAGAAACCACAGGAATTGACGATCCAAGAACCACTGCAATTCCAGATGGAATAAGCGATCCTCTAGATCCATGCGATCCGGGAGTTGTTTTAGGAGATTTAAACAATCCGATATGGTCTAATGCCGATTGTGATGGAGATGGTGTAACCAATGCCGATGAAGTTGATCCAGATGGAGACGGTATTGCGAATACTGATGGTACAGAAACCAATCCTCTTGATGCTTGTAGTTTTAATGCATCAAATATTACCTTGCCAGTAACGACTAATGTTGTATGTCAAGCGGCCATAGAAGTGACTAAAACGGCAGATTTTTCTGAAACTAATATAGGAGACCTAATTAATTATACTATCGAAGTTGAAAATATTGGGAATGTGATATTATCTGGTCTTGAATTGAATGACATATTTACCGATGCGCAAGACAATGCCTTAAGCTTAAGTAATTTGCCAACATTTGTGAGCTCATCTTTAAATAGTGAAGAGGGCACTTTATTGCCTGGAGAGATTGCTATTTATACTGCGCGCTTTACCATTAACCAACAAGCCATCACGGCAGGCGGTGTATCTAATACAGTTAATATTTCGGCAGTAGGAACAAACAATGGAGAAGTTGTTCGAGCTTCAAGTGGTGTAGAGACCGAATTAGGATGTCTAGTTACATTTAATTTATTCTCACCAAACGGCGATGGTAATAACGATACCTTTATAATTAACTGTATTGAAAATTACCCTAATAACACACTAGAGGTTTATAATCGTTGGGGTAATTTGGTTTACCGTAAAACGGGTTATAATAATGATTGGGATGGCACATCAAACGGGCGCTCGGTTATAAGAGCCTCAGAGAAACTTCCTGTAGGTACCTATTATTATGTATTAGACTTAGGAGATGGTAATAAACCTAAAGTAGGATGGTTATATATAAACAGATAA
- the murA gene encoding UDP-N-acetylglucosamine 1-carboxyvinyltransferase: protein MGTFKVEGGYTLQGSIQPQGAKNEALQILCAVLLTPERVTIHNIPDIVDVNKLIELLKKLGVKVEKLSRSSYTFQADTINLDYLESPQFKEDGKGLRGSIMIVGPLLARFGKGYIPKPGGDKIGRRRLDTHFEGLIKLGAAFKYSKEDQFYGVEAERLKGTFMLLEEASVTGTANIVMAAVLAEGKTTIYNAACEPYLQQLCKMLNRMGAKITGVGSNMLVIEGVERLGRTEHTMLPDMIEIGSWIGLAAMTRSELTITNVSWDDLGVIPNVFRKLGITVEKRGDDIYIPAHTNGYEIQNYIDGSILTISDAPWPGFTPDLLSIVLVVATQARGSVLIHQKMFESRLFFVDKLIDMGAKIILCDPHRATVIGHDFKSTLKATTMTSPDIRAGVSLLIAALSAKGTSTIMNIEQIDRGYENIDDRLRAIGAHIERI from the coding sequence ATGGGAACATTTAAAGTTGAAGGTGGTTATACATTACAAGGAAGTATACAGCCACAAGGTGCGAAAAATGAAGCATTACAAATTTTATGTGCTGTTTTATTAACTCCAGAGCGCGTTACAATACATAATATCCCCGATATTGTAGATGTTAATAAACTCATCGAGTTGTTAAAAAAATTAGGCGTTAAAGTCGAAAAATTATCTCGGTCATCGTACACATTTCAAGCAGATACCATTAATTTAGATTATTTAGAATCACCACAATTTAAAGAGGATGGTAAAGGCTTACGTGGATCTATAATGATAGTTGGTCCTTTATTGGCTCGTTTTGGTAAAGGATATATCCCAAAACCTGGGGGCGACAAGATTGGGCGGCGTCGTTTAGATACGCATTTTGAAGGACTTATAAAGCTTGGTGCCGCTTTTAAATACAGTAAAGAAGATCAGTTTTATGGGGTGGAGGCTGAAAGATTAAAAGGCACATTCATGTTGCTCGAGGAAGCTTCGGTTACTGGTACGGCAAATATAGTTATGGCTGCGGTTTTAGCCGAAGGAAAAACCACTATTTACAATGCAGCTTGCGAACCCTATTTGCAGCAACTTTGTAAAATGCTTAATAGAATGGGTGCCAAAATTACGGGTGTTGGTTCTAATATGTTGGTTATTGAAGGGGTAGAGCGCTTAGGTAGAACCGAGCATACCATGCTTCCAGATATGATAGAAATTGGAAGTTGGATTGGTTTAGCGGCTATGACTAGAAGTGAGTTAACCATTACCAATGTGAGCTGGGACGATTTAGGAGTTATACCTAATGTGTTTAGAAAATTAGGTATTACGGTAGAAAAACGCGGCGACGATATTTATATACCAGCGCATACCAACGGTTACGAAATTCAAAATTATATTGATGGGTCTATTCTAACAATTTCTGATGCACCTTGGCCTGGATTTACACCAGATTTATTAAGTATTGTCTTGGTGGTTGCAACACAGGCTAGAGGTAGTGTTCTAATCCATCAAAAAATGTTTGAAAGTCGTTTGTTTTTTGTGGATAAACTGATTGATATGGGAGCGAAAATCATATTATGCGATCCGCATCGCGCAACCGTTATTGGTCATGATTTTAAATCGACCTTAAAGGCTACTACCATGACATCGCCAGATATACGTGCTGGTGTTTCTTTGCTAATTGCAGCACTTTCTGCAAAAGGAACCTCTACGATAATGAATATAGAACAAATAGATCGTGGTTACGAAAATATTGACGATCGTTTGCGTGCCATTGGAGCGCATATTGAGCGGATTTAA
- a CDS encoding DUF4290 domain-containing protein → MINELEYNTEREHLIIPEYGRHIQKMINYAKTQETKEERNKLAKAIIAVMGNMQPHLRDVPDFQHKLWDQLFIMSNFELDVDSPFPQPSKELFEEKPEPLKYPQNFPKYRFYGNNIKTMIDVANTWEEGELKEALIYTIANHMKKCFLNWNKDTVQDAVIYEHLYELSEGKIDLRNSEEDLSDATSLMRTKSKYGSSGKKGGHQKKGTGTRSRKRY, encoded by the coding sequence TTGATAAACGAATTAGAATACAATACAGAACGTGAGCATTTAATCATTCCAGAATACGGGCGGCATATACAGAAAATGATTAACTACGCTAAAACCCAAGAAACAAAAGAAGAACGCAATAAATTGGCCAAAGCTATAATTGCTGTAATGGGCAATATGCAACCACATTTAAGAGATGTTCCAGATTTTCAGCACAAATTGTGGGATCAGCTCTTTATCATGTCTAATTTCGAGTTGGATGTCGATTCACCCTTTCCACAACCTTCAAAAGAACTTTTCGAGGAGAAGCCTGAACCCTTAAAATATCCTCAAAATTTCCCTAAATATCGATTCTACGGAAACAATATTAAAACAATGATAGACGTCGCTAATACCTGGGAAGAAGGAGAGCTTAAGGAGGCCTTAATTTATACCATTGCAAATCACATGAAAAAATGTTTTTTAAATTGGAATAAGGATACCGTTCAAGATGCTGTTATTTATGAGCATTTGTATGAATTATCGGAAGGGAAGATAGATTTGAGAAATTCTGAGGAAGACTTATCAGACGCCACAAGCCTAATGCGAACTAAAAGTAAATATGGTAGTTCTGGAAAAAAAGGCGGCCACCAAAAAAAGGGTACGGGTACTCGTAGTAGAAAACGTTATTAA
- a CDS encoding DUF493 family protein → MSTSPNSEEFYKKLKGQLEEANNWPAEYLYKFIVKSNLDKIAKIDAIFDNMGAVITTHESKNGKYTSVSVSLLMRNPDAVIEKYKEVAEKVEGVISL, encoded by the coding sequence ATGAGCACATCTCCAAATTCGGAAGAATTCTACAAAAAGTTAAAAGGGCAATTAGAGGAAGCGAATAATTGGCCAGCAGAGTATTTGTATAAATTTATAGTAAAATCAAATTTAGATAAGATTGCTAAAATTGATGCCATATTTGATAATATGGGTGCTGTTATTACAACACATGAGTCTAAAAACGGAAAATATACCAGTGTTTCTGTTAGTTTACTCATGAGAAATCCAGATGCAGTCATTGAAAAGTATAAAGAAGTCGCAGAAAAAGTTGAAGGCGTTATAAGTCTTTAG
- a CDS encoding AAA family ATPase has product MDTKRIVITGGPGTGKSSIINELINRGYLCFEEISRQVTIDAKKKGIDQLFLTNPLLFSELLLRGREKQYDQTKNLNKEVVFLDRGVPDVLAYMDFIGDSYPKYFRDVCKDTVYDSIFILKPWQDIYVSDSERYESFEQAVGIHEHLLKTYHSLNYTLIDVPFDTVEKRVDYILNTLNM; this is encoded by the coding sequence TTGGATACTAAAAGAATTGTTATAACTGGTGGTCCTGGAACAGGAAAATCTAGCATAATTAACGAATTGATTAATAGAGGTTACCTGTGTTTTGAAGAAATTTCGAGACAGGTCACTATAGACGCGAAAAAGAAAGGTATCGATCAGTTATTTCTAACAAACCCCCTATTGTTTAGCGAATTACTTTTACGAGGTCGCGAAAAGCAATACGACCAAACCAAAAACTTAAACAAAGAAGTGGTTTTTCTAGACCGTGGTGTTCCAGATGTTTTAGCTTATATGGATTTTATTGGAGATTCGTACCCCAAATATTTTAGGGATGTGTGTAAAGATACGGTTTACGACTCTATTTTTATTCTAAAGCCTTGGCAGGACATTTATGTGAGCGATAGCGAGAGATATGAGAGTTTTGAGCAAGCTGTAGGCATTCATGAACACCTCCTTAAAACCTATCATTCTCTTAACTACACATTAATTGATGTGCCTTTTGATACTGTTGAAAAAAGAGTAGACTACATTCTTAACACTCTAAATATGTAA